In the Brevundimonas mediterranea genome, AGCGGCCGGGCGGGGCGAAGACCGGCCCGCGTCCGACTTCTTCGACCCGGACTGCCGCTGGAACGCCCGGATGGACGCTATCTCGGGCGCCCTGAACGGGGCGCGGTTCGCCGAGGTGTCCAGCCTGGATTACGACGCCTATGGCGACACCGGGGTGAACTGGCGGGTGCGCGAGGGCTATGGCCGGCTGATCGCCCGTCTGGGCGAGGCGGTGTCCGACGTCGTGGTGCGCGACTGCGCCGTGCGCCGGATCGACCGGTCCGGCCCCCTGCTGCGGCTGGAGACCAGCAGGGGCGAGCTGACGGCGCGGGTGGTGATCCTGACGGTTCCCAACAGTCTGATCGCCACCGAGGCGGTGCGGATCGATCCGCCCGTTCCGGCCTGGCTGGAGGCGACGGCGGGCGTGCCTCTGGGGCTGGCGTCCAAGGTGCATATGACGGTGCGGGGCGCGGGCGATTTCCAGCCTGACACCCAGTTGTGGACCCGGATCGATACGGCCGAGACCTGCGGCTATCACCTGCGGCCGTTCGGGCGGCCGATGATCGAGGCCTATTTCGGCGCCGACCTGGCCTGGGGGCTGGAGGCGCAAGGCCCCGCCGCCCTGGTCGATTTCGCCGTGTCCGAACTGGTGGCGGCCCTGGGGTCGAACCTGCGGCGGCGGTTGGAGGCCGTGGCCGTGTCGAACTGGGGCGTCGATCCCTGGTCGCGCGGCGCCTATTCCCACGCCCTGCCGGGCCATGCGGGGGATCGGGCGAAGTTGCGGACGGCGGTCGAGGATCGGATCTTCCTGGCGGGCGAAGCCACGGCCCCGGTCTATTACGGCACGGCCCACGGCGCCTGGATGGAGGGCGAACGGGCGGCGGATGCGGCCCTGACCAGCCTGGGTCTTGACCCGCGTCGCGACGACGGCGACAGCGAGGCATGACGCCGCCCAAGGCCCGAAAACCTGTCGCCAAGTCCAAGATCCCCGGTCCGAAACGCCCGGCGGTCATGACCGGCGCGTCCGTTCCGGTGCTGCGCTGGCCGCCGGACGAGGACCGGGTCGAGGCCATTTTCAAGCGTCTGTCCGGCGTCATGCCCGAGCCGAAGACCGAGCTGAACTTCTCCAACCCCTTCACCCTAGTGGTCGCCGTGGCCCTGTCGGCCCAGGCGACGGACGTGTCGGTCAACAAGGCGACCGAGCGGCTGTTCCGGGTGGCGGACACGCCGCAGAAGATGCTGGCCCTGGGGGAGGAGGGGCTGATCCCCTACATCGCCTCCATCGGCCTGTATCGCGGCAAGGCCCGCAATGTGATCGCCCTGTCCCGCCTGGTGCTGGAGCAACACGGCGGCGAGGTTCCGCTGAACCGGGCCGATCTCCAGGCCCTGCCGGGCGTGGGGCGAAAGACGGCGTCGGTGGTGCTGAACGAACTGGGGATCGAGGCCGCCATCGCGGTGGACACCCATGTCTTCCGCGTCTCGCACCGGCTGGGCCTGGCCAATGCGGGCACGCCGGACAAGGTGGAGGCCCAGCTGTTCAAGGTCGTGCCGGAGCAGTGGCTGCCCAAGGCGCACCACTGGCTGATCCTGCACGGACGCTACACCTGCACGGCGCGGAAACCGAAATGCCTGTCTTGCGTCATCGCCGACCTGTGCCCGTCGCGGGCGGGGCTGATGGCGCTGGGCGAGGCGGGCTAGGACGGTTTCGCGGCCAGGCCTGGATGGACGGCCAGACGCGCCGCCAGTTTATCCAGCACGCGCTGGGCTGTTTCCAGATCCGCCTGTGGAATATCCCCGAATATGCGGTCGCGCATTTCGGAGGCGTGGACGTCCAACTCCAGCAAGGCTTCGCGACCGGCCGGCTCGATCATGATCAGACGCACCCGGCCGTCGCCAATCATGCGGCGCCGGCTGACGAAGCCCAGCCTCTCGAGCTTGTCGAGTTGCCGGGTCAGGCTGGGGCCGGAGATCTCCAGACGGCTCGCCAATTCCGTCTGGGTCAGGCCTCTGGGAGATCCCTCCAGGAAATAGAGCAGACTGGTCCGCGCCGCCTCCTGGCCGCAGGCCTGCCGGGCTTCGGCGGCTACGGTCTGGAAACGCCGGGCCGCCAAGGTGATGGCGAAAGCGATTTTCAGTTGCAAAACTTGGCGGGGCGATAATGCTGTAGAAAGCAACTGTAACAATGGCAGGTCCTTGGATTGCGATATTCAGGGTTGAATGATCGCCTATCGTGATTTGCCGCGCTTATTCCAAATACGAGTGGATGCACTATTTGGATGCTTGTCGAGGCTAAATACATGGGCGCCGCGTCGTAACGAATTGATGTCACGATTCAGGACATCAACTGCTCGCGTAGAACGTCCGTCATGAAATCCTTCTTCCAGCCCCGCCCCTCCCCCGATGCGGCGGAGACCGCCGAGCTGCGCAGCATGATGGCGGCGGTTCAGCGGTCGCAGGCCGTGATCGAGTTCGAGCTGGACGGCACCATCATCTCGGCCAATCCGAACTTCCTCGCGGTGATCGGCTATGAGCTGGCCGAGGTTAAGGGCCGCCATCACCGCATGCTGATGGACCCCGCCGAGGCCGCCTCGCCCGCCTACACGGACTTCTGGCGTCGGCTGAACGCGGGCGAGTTCATCGCAGACAAGTTCATCCGCTATGGCAAGGGCGGCGCCCGTGCAGTGATCGAGGCCAGTTACAACCCGATCTTCGGCGCTGACGGCAAACCCTACAAGGTCGTCAAGTTCGCGACCGACGTCACGGCTGCGGAGGTCGAGCGCGAGCGCCGCGCCGAGGCTGATCGCGTGGCGGCCGAAGTTCAGGCTTCCGTCGTCCAGGCCACGGGGCGCGGCCTGTCGGCCATGGCGGCCGGCGACCTGTCGTATCGGATCGGCGAGGCCTTCCCCGGCGACTACGCCATTCTGCGCGAGGACTTCAACCGCGCCATGGCGGCCCTGGATGAGGCGGTCGCCGTCATCCGCGGCAACGCGGGGTCCATGCAGTCGGGCGCCAATGAAATCAGCAGCGCAGCCGAGGATCTGTCGCGTCGCACCGAACGTCAGGCCGCCGGTCTGGAGCAGACCGCCGCCGCCCTGGACGAGATCACCGCCACCGTCCGCAAGGCGGCTGAGAACGCTCAGGCTGCGGATGTGGTCGTGGGCCAGACCCGCAGCCAGGCCGAGACTGGCGGCGCCGTCGTCCAGCGCGCCATCACAGCCATGGGCGAGATCGAGAAATCCTCCGATCAGATCGGCCAGATCATCGGCGTCATCGATGAAATCGCCTTCCAGACCAACCTTCTGGCCCTGAACGCCGGGGTCGAGGCGGCGCGCGCGGGCGAAGCCGGTCGCGGCTTTGCCGTGGTGGCCTCCGAAGTTCGGGCCCTGGCCCAGCGGTCGGCGGACTCGGCGCGGGAGATCAAGACCCTGATCTCGACCAGCAGCACCCAGGTCAAGAGCGGGGTCGTGCTGGTCCGCGAATCCGGCGAGGCCCTGTCGGCCATCGCCGTGCGCATCAACGACATCACCCATCTGATGGGCGAGATCCGCGCCTCGACCCAGGAACAGGCCCTGGCCCTAGCCGAGGTCAATACGGCCGTGAACGAGATGGACCAGGTCACCCAGCAAAACGCCGCGATGGTCGAGGAATCGACCGCCGCCAGCCTGAGCCTGAGCCGCGAGGCGTCGGACCTGACGCAACTGGTCGGGCGGTTCCAGGTCAGCGAGGACGGCGCCGACCGTTCTCCGACTCCGATCCGTGACGCCCACGCCCGGATCGCGGCCTTTGCGGCCGTTCGGGCGCCGGCCCGCTCGCGTCAGGCGGGCTTCTAGCCGCCCAGCCGTTCGCTGACGGCGCGGGCGAACCCAGCGCCGTCGGCCGGATCATGGTCCAAGTAGAAGTCGGGCTCGATCAGTTCCGCCTCCATCAGCACCCAGGCGCCGGCGTCGTCGCGGGCCATATCAATGCGGGCGTAGAGCAGCGGCTCCTCGATGGCGGCCAGCACCTGTTCGGCCAGGGCCATCGCCGCCGCGTCCGGCGTCACGGCCGTATAGAGGCCGCCGAACTGGATCTGGATGCGGAAGTCGCCGGGCACAGGCCGCTTGTTGACCGCATGGCTGAACCGGCCGCCGAAGAAGAGCAGCGAGGTCTCGCCCTCGGTCTCGATCGATTTCAGATAGGGCTGGATCATGGCCGGGCCTTGCGGGGCATCGGTCAGAGGCTGGCCGGGCGTGAGACGCAGGGTGCGGAAGGCTCCGGCCGAGACGGTCGGCTTGACGATCAGCACCGGGGCTCCAGTTTCCGCAAAGGCCGCATCCACCTGGTCCTGAGTGATCGCCTCGCTCGACCGCGTCGGCGGAATGGGCACGCCCTTGTCGACCAGTCGCGCCAGATAGGTCTTGTCCGAGTTCCAGCCCAGCACCGAGGCCGAATTGGCGACCGGCAGGCCCGCTTCGGTCCAGGTCACGCAGGCCTTCAGCCAGCGGGCATGGTCGCGGTGATAGCCCCAGGCGATGACCGGCAGGATCAGGTCATAGGCGGCCAGAGCCGAGGCGTCCTCGACATGATCGGTCCAGGGCGTCGCCGTAACCGTCGCGCCGGTCCCTTCCAGCGTCGCCGTCAGCCTTGTCAGCACCTCGGGCCAGCGGCCGATGTAGGATTTGTCGGTCGGATCGGGGGTCAGGACGGCGATCTGGGTCATGACGCCTCCGTATCGCAACCCGCCGACGCATATAAGGGCTTCCTTATATGTTTTCGGGTGACGTGCGGGCCTTCAACCGCTAAGGCGCGACCATGACCCAGAACACCGCCCAATATGACGTCTGCGCTGTCGGCAACGCCATCGTCGACGTGCTCAGCCCCTGTGACGCCGCCTTCCTGACGGCCCAGGACCTGGCCCCCAACTCGATGCAGCTGGTCGACGCCGAACGCAGCGCCGCCCTGTATGACGCCATGGCGCCGGGGGTCGAGGCCTCGGGCGGATCGGCCGGCAACACCGTGGCGGGCGTCGGCTCGTTCGGCGGCCGGGCGGCCTATATCGGCAAGGTGGCCGATGATGTCCTGGGCGAGGTGTTCAGCCACGACATCCGCGC is a window encoding:
- a CDS encoding flavin monoamine oxidase family protein — translated: MSDRARASNPLPSQVDVVVIGAGAAGIAAARRLMRPGLSVLVLEARDRMGGRAWTARVEGEGLDMGCGWLHSADDNVLAGRVEAEGLTLDQTPPPWRTQAFDHEISRAEQAEFGEAFAAFDQRVTEAAGRGEDRPASDFFDPDCRWNARMDAISGALNGARFAEVSSLDYDAYGDTGVNWRVREGYGRLIARLGEAVSDVVVRDCAVRRIDRSGPLLRLETSRGELTARVVILTVPNSLIATEAVRIDPPVPAWLEATAGVPLGLASKVHMTVRGAGDFQPDTQLWTRIDTAETCGYHLRPFGRPMIEAYFGADLAWGLEAQGPAALVDFAVSELVAALGSNLRRRLEAVAVSNWGVDPWSRGAYSHALPGHAGDRAKLRTAVEDRIFLAGEATAPVYYGTAHGAWMEGERAADAALTSLGLDPRRDDGDSEA
- the nth gene encoding endonuclease III, which produces MTPPKARKPVAKSKIPGPKRPAVMTGASVPVLRWPPDEDRVEAIFKRLSGVMPEPKTELNFSNPFTLVVAVALSAQATDVSVNKATERLFRVADTPQKMLALGEEGLIPYIASIGLYRGKARNVIALSRLVLEQHGGEVPLNRADLQALPGVGRKTASVVLNELGIEAAIAVDTHVFRVSHRLGLANAGTPDKVEAQLFKVVPEQWLPKAHHWLILHGRYTCTARKPKCLSCVIADLCPSRAGLMALGEAG
- a CDS encoding MarR family winged helix-turn-helix transcriptional regulator, whose translation is MQLKIAFAITLAARRFQTVAAEARQACGQEAARTSLLYFLEGSPRGLTQTELASRLEISGPSLTRQLDKLERLGFVSRRRMIGDGRVRLIMIEPAGREALLELDVHASEMRDRIFGDIPQADLETAQRVLDKLAARLAVHPGLAAKPS
- a CDS encoding methyl-accepting chemotaxis protein, producing the protein MKSFFQPRPSPDAAETAELRSMMAAVQRSQAVIEFELDGTIISANPNFLAVIGYELAEVKGRHHRMLMDPAEAASPAYTDFWRRLNAGEFIADKFIRYGKGGARAVIEASYNPIFGADGKPYKVVKFATDVTAAEVERERRAEADRVAAEVQASVVQATGRGLSAMAAGDLSYRIGEAFPGDYAILREDFNRAMAALDEAVAVIRGNAGSMQSGANEISSAAEDLSRRTERQAAGLEQTAAALDEITATVRKAAENAQAADVVVGQTRSQAETGGAVVQRAITAMGEIEKSSDQIGQIIGVIDEIAFQTNLLALNAGVEAARAGEAGRGFAVVASEVRALAQRSADSAREIKTLISTSSTQVKSGVVLVRESGEALSAIAVRINDITHLMGEIRASTQEQALALAEVNTAVNEMDQVTQQNAAMVEESTAASLSLSREASDLTQLVGRFQVSEDGADRSPTPIRDAHARIAAFAAVRAPARSRQAGF
- a CDS encoding ATP-grasp domain-containing protein; protein product: MTQIAVLTPDPTDKSYIGRWPEVLTRLTATLEGTGATVTATPWTDHVEDASALAAYDLILPVIAWGYHRDHARWLKACVTWTEAGLPVANSASVLGWNSDKTYLARLVDKGVPIPPTRSSEAITQDQVDAAFAETGAPVLIVKPTVSAGAFRTLRLTPGQPLTDAPQGPAMIQPYLKSIETEGETSLLFFGGRFSHAVNKRPVPGDFRIQIQFGGLYTAVTPDAAAMALAEQVLAAIEEPLLYARIDMARDDAGAWVLMEAELIEPDFYLDHDPADGAGFARAVSERLGG